From the genome of Thermogutta terrifontis, one region includes:
- the secE gene encoding preprotein translocase subunit SecE, with protein sequence MLQAASKRKTTVLGIIVSELFRTGLYKRTQGRVVRQATFGAIVAMAIFAAWRLEGTLGSWGFDTGVRLGVPILFVAAIGWFAYRLMNVPVVADFLIAVEAEMRKVTWPTKNELIRSCVVVLVTMFSLAICLTVYDFVWATFLRWLGVL encoded by the coding sequence ATGCTCCAAGCCGCAAGCAAGCGAAAAACGACGGTTCTCGGCATTATCGTTTCGGAACTGTTCAGGACGGGTTTGTACAAGCGTACCCAGGGGCGGGTGGTCCGCCAGGCCACGTTTGGGGCGATTGTGGCGATGGCCATTTTCGCGGCCTGGAGGCTCGAAGGAACCCTGGGGTCCTGGGGATTCGATACCGGGGTCAGACTTGGTGTGCCCATCCTTTTCGTGGCTGCCATCGGGTGGTTCGCCTATCGACTGATGAACGTGCCGGTGGTGGCTGATTTTTTGATCGCCGTAGAGGCCGAGATGCGGAAGGTGACCTGGCCGACGAAGAATGAACTCATCAGGAGTTGCGTCGTCGTGCTGGTCACGATGTTTTCCTTGGCCATTTGTTTGACTGTGTACGACTTTGTGTGGGCCACATTTCTCCGTTGGCTGGGCGTTCTTTGA